TAGGAGTGCGTCACTACAACTCCCACATCGAACATACCGTCCCCAAAGTCCCAGCTGAAACTAAGGGAATCACCATCCGGATCAGTAGAGGAGGTCGCATCGAATGATACCTCTAGTGGTGCCTGGCCCGAAGTCACAGACACCGAGAAGACAGCCATGGGAGCCACATTGGCCTCAGAAATCACAATCTCCTGAGTTGCAGAGTCTGACATCACCCCGTCACTCACAGTCAATCTGACCGTATACGAGCCTGCTTGAGTAAACGTATTGACTGTACTAGACCCCGAGCCTGTCTGACCATCTCCATAGTCCCAGGCGTACGTCAAGTCATCACTATTGGGGTCTGACGACGGACTTCCGTCAAAGGTCACCTCAAGCGGTGCCGTCCCTCCTATTGGCGACGCGGTGAAGGCTGCTATCGGCGCCACATTGGGCGATGAAACTATGATCTCCTGAGTTGCAGAGTCTGACATCACCCCGTCGCTCACTGTAAGCGTAACTACATAGGAACCCGCGTCAGTATACGTGTGGACTGTGCTTGACCTGGTGTCTGTCTGTCCGTCCCCAAAGTCCCAGGAGTAAGCCAACACGTCACCGTTAGGATCCGAAGAGGAAGTGGCATCAAATGAGACCTCTAGCGGTGCCTGTCCACCCTCGGGCAAGACAGTGAATGACGCAACAGGCCTGGTTTCTAAATAGAGCACGTCGATGGTGGACTGAAGCCCCTGGAGCGCCAACTCGCTTGATTCGACGACCACAAAGTTACCAGCCTGGTCGCGCATCGCAATACGGATCGTCCACGTACCTGCCTCGGAATACGCAGGCAAAACTATCTGCCCCGTGAAATGGGCATCCAACGGTGTCCCTGAGTAGAATTGCGCAACCATATTGTGTCGTTGCCCGCTTGGGGACGTGACCCAAACCTGAACAGTAGCTGTTCCTTCCGTAACTCCAGACAAGTTGTCGGTTACACGGAGGGAGTATGTCGTTGACGCCTCCCCATAGAAGACGTTGAGCGTATCGCTACCAACCTCGAGTTCAATGAGTGTGGGTAATTCAGCATCCGACACCGAAAGCACCTCAATGGTCGATGGCAGCCCTTGCAACGCCAACTCGTTTGATTCGACCACCACAAAGTTACCAGCCTGGTCGCGCATCGCAATACGGATCGTCCACGTACCTGCCTCAGAGTACTCCGGAAGAATTATTTGCCCCGCGAAACGGGCATCCAAGGCTGTTCCCGATGAGAACGGTGCAACCATGTTGTGTCGTTGCCCGCTTGGGGACGTGACCCAAACCTGAACAGTAGCTGTTCCTTCCGTAACTCCAGACAAGTTGTCGGTTACACGGAGGGAGTAGCTCAGTGATGCCTCACCTTCTTGAACATCAATCTGCGTTCCGTCCAACGAAAACTCAACAACAATCGGTACCTCAGTGTCAGACTGGGCAGCCACAGTTATTGGCCATATACAGATTGCTCCTATTATCATGACGAACAACAGGCGCAACGGATTCAACATCCCTTGCCACTCGGGCCGAACGCACGAAAAAAGAATTCTGAATTTCAAGGATAGTCGCATTGTTAATACCAGCCAACACCAGAAAACAGATAGTAGCGTCTTGATTACACGTCCTCTCCAGTTGTTCAAGTCTCAGAAGAAAAATAATCTCTTTCGGTTTGGAGTTAGTATCGGGCTCGACTTTTGAGTATTCAATACATTCCACTATGCAAAAAAGTCGGGGAAATACTATCAGTTCCAAGCCACTGTACTAATCCCGGCATTCGCCCCTCCGATACGCACTCGGTTCACACTCAAAGCCGCTTAGGGCCCAGAGCCCAACTTTCGCAGCCTGCGCATCGGAAACGATGGAGCGATACCGATCCACGAGCGTCACGTTTGGCGGATATACGCTGACGACGGCCATGCCGCGTCGTAGCATTTCCTCATTGACGAACGCGCCGTCAGGTCGCATCAAGTGGGCCAGGGTGCGGTCGTACCGATCCTGTCGTTCGATGTCGAAGTAGACGGTCAACTCCATTCCCACCGGCGCGATTGCCTCAAGGGTGGTCTTGGCCAAATCGCCAAATACGCCTTGGCCCATCTCTGGCGAATCGATCAGTAGTAACCGGATCCGCGTGCCGTCGGCACAGTCAAGGGTGTCACCGTCGATTACCTTGT
Above is a genomic segment from Rhodothermales bacterium containing:
- a CDS encoding PKD domain-containing protein; the encoded protein is MKFRILFSCVRPEWQGMLNPLRLLFVMIIGAICIWPITVAAQSDTEVPIVVEFSLDGTQIDVQEGEASLSYSLRVTDNLSGVTEGTATVQVWVTSPSGQRHNMVAPFSSGTALDARFAGQIILPEYSEAGTWTIRIAMRDQAGNFVVVESNELALQGLPSTIEVLSVSDAELPTLIELEVGSDTLNVFYGEASTTYSLRVTDNLSGVTEGTATVQVWVTSPSGQRHNMVAQFYSGTPLDAHFTGQIVLPAYSEAGTWTIRIAMRDQAGNFVVVESSELALQGLQSTIDVLYLETRPVASFTVLPEGGQAPLEVSFDATSSSDPNGDVLAYSWDFGDGQTDTRSSTVHTYTDAGSYVVTLTVSDGVMSDSATQEIIVSSPNVAPIAAFTASPIGGTAPLEVTFDGSPSSDPNSDDLTYAWDYGDGQTGSGSSTVNTFTQAGSYTVRLTVSDGVMSDSATQEIVISEANVAPMAVFSVSVTSGQAPLEVSFDATSSTDPDGDSLSFSWDFGDGMFDVGVVVTHSYTEAGVYTAVLTVSDELLQSVHEVEIDVASGVSTEDNSLPTHLVFESAFPNPFTQDLSVRLLVPTVQNVVTLRVFDMLGREIVRKIVSPQLGANVIRLQEVSSKVPGGAFVVTVSQGQESQSMLIVHSGLR
- a CDS encoding thermonuclease family protein; translated protein: MEQDVSPPQLGEDGLVESDAACIVDKVIDGDTLDCADGTRIRLLLIDSPEMGQGVFGDLAKTTLEAIAPVGMELTVYFDIERQDRYDRTLAHLMRPDGAFVNEEMLRRGMAVVSVYPPNVTLVDRYRSIVSDAQAAKVGLWALSGFECEPSAYRRGECRD